A portion of the Streptomyces sp. YPW6 genome contains these proteins:
- a CDS encoding metallophosphoesterase: protein MLLAQISDLHLDGSDRARDRAHRVMAYLRALPRPVDALLVTGDIADHAAEAEYEEAVRLLEAPFPVLACPGNHDARPAYRKAFLGEAPDTGPVNRVHRIAGTAVLMCDATLPGRDEGRLDAETLAWIDTTLGALPDGVPALIAFHQPPVELHHPLPDAGMLREPERLAALLDAHPRVVAVLTGHAHTAAVSTFAGRPLIVGPAVTWTLRLPWEGDRPADRDQPPGLAFHVLGEDRRLTTHFRVVL from the coding sequence ATGTTGCTCGCTCAGATCAGCGATCTGCACCTGGACGGCAGTGACCGCGCCAGGGACCGGGCGCACCGCGTCATGGCGTACCTGCGGGCCCTGCCCCGCCCGGTCGACGCGCTGCTGGTGACCGGGGACATCGCCGATCACGCGGCGGAGGCCGAGTACGAGGAGGCCGTACGGCTGCTGGAGGCGCCGTTCCCGGTCCTCGCGTGCCCCGGGAACCACGACGCCCGCCCCGCCTACCGCAAGGCGTTCCTCGGCGAGGCCCCGGACACCGGCCCCGTCAACCGGGTCCACCGCATCGCCGGAACCGCCGTCCTCATGTGTGACGCGACCCTTCCCGGACGCGACGAGGGGCGGCTCGACGCGGAGACGCTCGCCTGGATCGACACCACGCTCGGCGCCCTCCCGGACGGTGTCCCCGCGCTGATCGCCTTCCACCAGCCGCCCGTCGAGCTCCACCACCCGCTGCCGGACGCCGGGATGCTCCGGGAACCCGAGCGGCTCGCCGCCCTGCTCGACGCCCACCCCCGGGTCGTCGCCGTCCTCACCGGGCACGCCCACACGGCCGCCGTCTCGACCTTCGCGGGCCGCCCCCTGATCGTCGGCCCCGCCGTCACCTGGACCCTGCGCCTGCCCTGGGAGGGCGACCGGCCGGCCGACCGGGACCAGCCGCCCGGCCTGGCGTTCCACGTCCTGGGCGAGGACCGGCGGCTGACCACCCACTTCCGTGTCGTCCTCTGA
- a CDS encoding geranylgeranyl reductase family protein — translation MTEPLSEHSADVIVVGAGPAGSTTAYYLAKAGLDVLLLEKTAFPREKVCGDGLTPRATKQLVSMGIDISEEAGWLRNKGLRIIGGGVRLQLDWPDLASYPDYGLVRKRDDFDEQLARQAQKAGARLHERCNVGAPIRDERTGRITGVEAKIGEEKTPVTFHAPLVVAADGNSTRLSLAMGLHRRDDRPMGVAVRTYFTSPRHDDDYLESWLELWDRRGAEDRLLPGYGWIFGMGDGTSNVGLGILNSSSAFKELDWREVLKAWCASMPEDWGYTPENMTMPIRGAALPMAFNRQPHYTKGLLLVGDAGGMVNPFNGEGIAYAMESGQIAADVIVQAHARATPAQRELALNNYPKVLKETYGGYYTMGRAFVKLIGNPKVMKVATQRGLTHPLLMKFTLKMLANLTDPQGGDAMDRIINGLSKVAPKA, via the coding sequence GTGACCGAGCCCCTCTCCGAGCACAGCGCGGATGTCATCGTCGTCGGAGCGGGCCCCGCCGGCTCGACGACCGCGTACTACCTCGCCAAGGCCGGACTCGACGTCCTGCTGCTGGAGAAGACCGCCTTCCCCCGCGAGAAGGTCTGCGGCGACGGGCTCACGCCCCGTGCCACGAAGCAGCTCGTCTCCATGGGGATCGACATCTCCGAGGAGGCGGGCTGGCTGCGCAACAAGGGCCTGCGCATCATCGGCGGCGGCGTCCGCCTCCAGCTCGACTGGCCGGACCTCGCCTCCTACCCGGACTACGGGCTGGTCCGCAAGCGCGACGACTTCGACGAGCAGCTGGCCCGCCAGGCGCAGAAGGCGGGCGCCCGCCTCCACGAGCGCTGCAACGTCGGCGCCCCCATCCGCGACGAGCGCACGGGCCGCATCACCGGCGTCGAGGCGAAGATCGGCGAGGAGAAGACCCCGGTCACCTTCCACGCCCCGCTCGTCGTCGCCGCCGACGGCAACTCCACCCGGCTCTCCCTCGCCATGGGCCTGCACCGCCGCGACGACCGCCCCATGGGCGTCGCCGTGCGGACGTACTTCACCTCGCCCCGCCACGACGACGACTACCTGGAGTCCTGGCTGGAGCTGTGGGACCGGCGCGGCGCCGAGGACCGGCTGCTGCCCGGCTACGGCTGGATCTTCGGCATGGGCGACGGCACCTCCAACGTCGGCCTCGGCATCCTCAACTCCTCCTCCGCCTTCAAGGAGCTGGACTGGCGCGAGGTCCTCAAGGCCTGGTGCGCCTCGATGCCGGAGGACTGGGGCTACACCCCCGAGAACATGACGATGCCCATCCGGGGCGCGGCCCTCCCCATGGCCTTCAACCGCCAGCCGCACTACACCAAGGGCCTCCTCCTCGTCGGCGACGCGGGCGGCATGGTCAACCCGTTCAACGGCGAGGGCATCGCGTACGCCATGGAGTCCGGCCAGATCGCGGCCGACGTCATCGTCCAGGCCCATGCCCGCGCCACCCCCGCCCAGCGCGAACTGGCCCTGAACAACTACCCGAAGGTGCTCAAGGAGACCTACGGCGGCTACTACACGATGGGCCGCGCCTTCGTGAAGCTGATCGGCAACCCGAAGGTCATGAAGGTCGCCACCCAGCGCGGCCTGACCCACCCGCTGCTGATGAAGTTCACGCTCAAGATGCTCGCCAACCTGACCGACCCGCAGGGCGGCGACGCGATGGACCGCATCATCAACGGCCTGTCGAAGGTGGCCCCGAAGGCCTGA
- a CDS encoding ABATE domain-containing protein: MELVGTIRHDGDGGVLDDLDTLRGARRWFQQQSAVLADATSTATSTATATATATATGDLVVDEELRQAVVGVRRAVRALFARVVSPAPPSPADAHRLLPVEEALRLLNAAAAREPVAPQLRWPAEEQPTAGLLSAEDDPGVRLVAALARDAVDFLSGPQREHLRACRAPRCVRYFVKSHGSQAWCKPSCGNRARVARHYERTRGAAGRG; encoded by the coding sequence ATGGAACTGGTGGGCACCATCCGGCACGACGGGGACGGCGGGGTCCTCGACGACCTGGACACGCTCCGGGGGGCGCGACGCTGGTTCCAGCAGCAGTCCGCCGTCCTGGCCGACGCCACCTCCACCGCCACCTCCACCGCCACCGCCACCGCCACCGCCACCGCCACCGGAGACCTGGTCGTCGACGAGGAGTTGAGACAGGCGGTGGTCGGCGTACGGCGGGCCGTCCGCGCCCTGTTCGCGCGGGTGGTCAGCCCGGCCCCGCCCAGCCCGGCCGACGCCCATCGCCTGCTGCCCGTCGAGGAGGCCCTGAGGCTGCTCAACGCGGCGGCGGCCCGGGAGCCCGTGGCTCCCCAACTGCGCTGGCCCGCCGAAGAGCAGCCCACGGCCGGCCTGTTGTCGGCCGAGGACGACCCGGGCGTACGGCTGGTCGCGGCGCTGGCGCGCGACGCCGTCGACTTCCTGAGCGGGCCGCAGCGCGAGCATCTGCGGGCCTGCCGCGCGCCGCGCTGCGTCCGGTACTTCGTCAAGAGCCACGGCAGCCAGGCGTGGTGCAAGCCGTCCTGCGGCAACCGGGCGCGGGTGGCCCGGCACTACGAGCGCACGCGCGGGGCGGCCGGCCGGGGCTGA
- a CDS encoding MFS transporter, with protein MPERWIPAAGPARGLAVAQLVNSLGDGAYYVCSALYFSQVVGLSAAQIGLGLTVAWGVGAVAGVPLGNLADRRGPRGTAVALALATAVCVAAFLTVRSFLPFVLAACAYATAQCGLAAARQSLLAGLVGRGERTRVLAHLQSALNAGLALGATLGGLALHIGTAGAYLTVLAFDAAAFAGCALLLARLPAPGRVTAPAPEGGGPAPAPSVLRDGPYALVATLNMVLLLRMPLISVAVPLWIAEHTTAPGWTVSALLVLNTGAVMLFQVRTAAAVRDLPSAVRTVRSGGVLMLVSCAVFAGSALDAPLWALFAVLLVAAGLQVWGEMRQSAGAWQIGFDLAPTGRQGQYQGFFGAGVPVARMLGPLLLTTLIVTWGPPGWLVLGALFLGAGAAMGPAVRRAERGRPTAPVAASVRPSRQP; from the coding sequence ATGCCTGAGCGCTGGATTCCCGCCGCCGGACCGGCACGCGGCCTCGCCGTGGCCCAGCTGGTCAACTCGCTGGGGGACGGTGCCTACTACGTCTGTTCCGCGCTGTACTTCTCGCAGGTCGTCGGCCTCTCGGCGGCGCAGATCGGACTCGGCCTGACGGTCGCCTGGGGGGTGGGAGCGGTCGCGGGGGTGCCGCTCGGCAACCTGGCCGACCGTCGCGGGCCGCGCGGGACGGCCGTCGCGCTGGCCCTCGCCACGGCGGTCTGCGTGGCGGCCTTCCTCACCGTGCGGTCGTTCCTCCCGTTCGTGCTCGCGGCCTGCGCCTACGCGACCGCGCAGTGCGGGCTGGCCGCCGCCCGGCAGTCGCTGCTGGCCGGGCTCGTGGGCAGGGGCGAGCGGACCCGCGTACTCGCGCATCTGCAGTCGGCCCTCAACGCCGGGCTGGCACTGGGGGCGACGCTCGGCGGGCTGGCCCTGCACATCGGTACGGCCGGCGCCTATCTCACGGTCCTGGCCTTCGACGCCGCCGCGTTCGCGGGGTGTGCGCTGCTGCTCGCGCGGCTTCCGGCGCCGGGGCGGGTGACGGCCCCGGCACCGGAGGGCGGAGGCCCGGCACCGGCCCCGTCCGTCCTGCGGGACGGGCCGTACGCGCTCGTCGCGACGCTCAACATGGTCCTGCTGCTCCGGATGCCGTTGATCAGTGTGGCCGTCCCGCTCTGGATCGCCGAGCACACCACCGCACCCGGCTGGACCGTCTCGGCTCTCCTGGTGCTCAACACCGGGGCGGTGATGCTCTTCCAGGTCCGTACGGCCGCCGCCGTACGCGATCTGCCCAGTGCCGTGCGTACGGTCCGCAGCGGTGGGGTCCTGATGCTGGTCTCGTGCGCCGTCTTCGCCGGCTCCGCACTGGACGCGCCCCTGTGGGCGCTGTTCGCGGTGCTGCTCGTCGCCGCCGGGCTTCAGGTGTGGGGCGAGATGCGGCAGTCGGCGGGGGCGTGGCAGATCGGCTTCGACCTCGCCCCGACCGGGAGGCAGGGCCAGTACCAGGGGTTCTTCGGGGCGGGGGTGCCGGTGGCCAGGATGCTGGGGCCGCTGCTGCTGACCACGCTGATCGTCACCTGGGGGCCGCCGGGCTGGCTGGTGCTCGGGGCGCTGTTCCTCGGTGCGGGGGCTGCCATGGGACCGGCGGTGCGGCGGGCGGAACGAGGCCGCCCGACCGCACCGGTCGCGGCTTCCGTCAGGCCTTCGAGGCAACCTTGA